A window of the Polaribacter batillariae genome harbors these coding sequences:
- a CDS encoding SPOR domain-containing protein — MNLANYINDLLYRYDCVIVPDFGGFVTNRIGAKLHRNTHTFYPPTKQITFNSHLQHNDGLLANYIASTENISFEKASTAISLSVIKWQNEIQTKAISLKNLGTISLNETQQIVFEPSKEVNFLTESFGLSTFESSTIKRHKKPVKPLIPVAKTKDKKGIPTFIKYAATAAILLTLGVAGYKGYQQNKQQEVLASQQEALDKKIQSATFVISNPLPTIELNVAKEIAKPYHIIAGAFQFPENAAKKVAQLKAKGFDAKIIGLNKWGLTQVTYNSYADKNKAINRLNKIKRTVSKDAWLFVKTLK, encoded by the coding sequence ATGAATTTAGCCAACTACATAAACGATTTATTGTACAGATACGATTGCGTAATTGTTCCAGATTTTGGAGGATTTGTAACCAATAGAATTGGTGCAAAATTGCATAGAAATACCCATACTTTTTATCCACCAACAAAACAAATTACCTTTAACAGTCATTTACAACATAACGATGGTTTGTTGGCAAATTATATTGCTTCCACCGAAAACATTTCTTTCGAAAAAGCTTCTACAGCTATTTCTTTATCTGTAATTAAGTGGCAAAACGAAATTCAAACAAAAGCAATAAGCCTAAAAAATTTAGGAACTATTTCTTTAAATGAAACACAACAAATTGTTTTTGAACCTTCTAAAGAAGTTAATTTTTTAACAGAATCTTTTGGTTTATCTACCTTTGAATCTTCTACAATTAAAAGGCACAAAAAACCCGTAAAACCTTTAATTCCTGTAGCTAAAACCAAAGATAAAAAAGGCATTCCTACATTTATAAAATATGCTGCAACTGCTGCAATTTTATTAACATTAGGGGTTGCTGGTTACAAGGGATATCAACAAAACAAACAACAAGAAGTTTTGGCAAGCCAACAAGAAGCGCTAGATAAAAAAATACAGTCGGCTACTTTTGTAATCTCGAATCCGCTACCAACTATCGAGTTAAATGTTGCCAAAGAAATTGCAAAACCTTATCATATTATTGCTGGTGCTTTTCAATTTCCAGAAAATGCTGCTAAAAAAGTAGCACAATTAAAAGCAAAGGGATTTGATGCTAAAATTATTGGACTTAACAAATGGGGTTTAACCCAGGTTACTTATAACAGTTATGCCGATAAAAACAAAGCAATTAACCGTTTAAATAAAATTAAAAGAACGGTTTCTAAAGACGCTTGGTTGTTTGTAAAAACGCTAAAATAA
- a CDS encoding murein hydrolase activator EnvC family protein, translating to MLKEKLHIVFFTLFLSCLSIFGQTKKELEQQRIKLKKEIQQVNSLLFTEQKKEKNALENLKDINQKIQVRLKLINTINLEAKLLSNEIQKNQKELDKLEKELSDLKKDYGDMIFKSYKSKSQQSRAMFLLSSQNFYQAYKRLEYLKQYAAFRKKQAEAIVAQTKVVEKLNDSLIKQKQIKDTLILAEKEQKNIIELDRKRQEKLISTIKKKESKYKRDLRKKISEEKKVAAKIDEIIRDEIAKANRNVKNKPKSSKKNEFILSPEAKALAAKFELNKGKLPWPVKEGLITRKFGRQPHPTFPGITINGTGLHITTKSGNNAEAIFSGQVMNILISPEGRKNVLIRHGNYISSYNNLSKLYVKKGDAIVVGQNIGKIFTNKVSGKTNLIFAIYKNTVPLNPASWILKR from the coding sequence GTGCTAAAAGAAAAACTTCATATCGTATTTTTTACACTCTTTTTAAGTTGTCTTTCCATTTTCGGACAAACAAAAAAAGAGCTAGAACAACAGCGTATAAAACTGAAAAAAGAAATTCAGCAAGTAAATAGTTTGTTATTTACAGAGCAAAAAAAAGAAAAAAATGCTTTAGAAAACCTAAAAGATATCAACCAGAAAATACAAGTTCGCTTAAAATTAATAAATACAATTAATTTAGAAGCGAAATTATTATCTAACGAGATTCAAAAAAACCAAAAAGAATTAGACAAGTTAGAGAAAGAACTCTCTGATCTAAAAAAAGATTATGGAGATATGATTTTTAAATCTTACAAAAGCAAATCGCAACAAAGTAGAGCAATGTTTTTGTTGTCTTCACAAAATTTTTATCAAGCCTACAAACGTTTAGAATACTTAAAACAATATGCTGCTTTTAGAAAAAAGCAAGCAGAAGCCATTGTAGCACAAACAAAGGTGGTAGAAAAATTAAACGATTCTTTAATAAAGCAAAAGCAAATAAAAGACACTTTAATACTTGCAGAAAAAGAGCAAAAAAATATCATAGAATTAGATAGAAAGAGGCAAGAAAAATTAATTTCTACCATTAAAAAGAAAGAAAGTAAGTACAAAAGAGATCTTAGAAAGAAAATTTCTGAAGAAAAAAAAGTGGCTGCAAAAATCGATGAAATTATTAGAGATGAAATTGCAAAAGCAAACAGAAACGTAAAAAATAAACCCAAATCTTCCAAAAAAAACGAGTTTATATTAAGTCCGGAAGCAAAAGCATTGGCAGCAAAATTCGAGCTAAACAAAGGTAAATTACCATGGCCCGTTAAAGAAGGTTTAATTACACGAAAATTTGGCAGACAACCACACCCAACTTTTCCAGGAATTACAATTAATGGAACAGGCTTGCATATTACTACCAAAAGTGGCAACAATGCAGAAGCCATTTTTAGTGGGCAAGTTATGAATATTTTAATTTCGCCAGAAGGAAGAAAAAATGTGTTAATAAGACATGGTAATTACATATCTTCTTATAACAATTTAAGCAAATTATACGTAAAAAAAGGAGATGCCATTGTGGTTGGGCAAAATATTGGTAAAATATTTACCAACAAAGTTTCCGGAAAAACAAACCTTATTTTTGCGATTTACAAAAATACAGTTCCTTTAAACCCTGCTTCTTGGATTTTAAAAAGGTAG
- a CDS encoding DUF4292 domain-containing protein, which produces MGTAVVAKEMAAKKIARKHISNNFNKKTIDAKFKANFNNGKINQNISVYMKIEKDKVIWLKGTKFISVFKAKITPTSVQFYSPLKKQYFDGDFAMLEELLGTEINFNQLQNLLLGQAMLNIKEEKQLVEIVNNSYILKPEVQSILFDAFFDIHPGHFKLNSQSIVNSAKEQRLDIFYPSYTMVDEVVFPKEIKIKAKDGKKFTQIDFDLKSVEFNTAINTSFSIPNGYKRIEL; this is translated from the coding sequence ATGGGAACTGCAGTTGTGGCCAAAGAAATGGCTGCTAAAAAAATAGCAAGAAAACACATCTCTAATAATTTTAATAAAAAAACTATAGACGCAAAGTTTAAAGCAAATTTTAATAACGGAAAAATAAATCAGAATATTTCTGTGTATATGAAAATAGAAAAAGACAAGGTAATTTGGTTGAAAGGAACCAAGTTTATTTCTGTTTTTAAAGCCAAAATAACACCTACATCTGTTCAGTTTTATTCTCCTTTAAAAAAGCAATATTTCGATGGCGATTTTGCCATGTTAGAAGAATTATTAGGTACAGAAATTAATTTTAATCAGCTTCAAAATTTATTGTTAGGTCAGGCAATGTTAAATATAAAAGAAGAAAAACAACTGGTAGAAATTGTTAACAATTCTTATATTTTAAAACCAGAGGTACAATCTATTTTATTCGATGCTTTTTTTGATATTCATCCTGGACATTTTAAACTAAATAGCCAATCGATTGTAAACTCTGCAAAAGAACAACGTTTAGATATTTTTTATCCATCTTACACAATGGTAGATGAAGTTGTTTTTCCAAAGGAAATAAAAATAAAAGCAAAAGACGGAAAGAAGTTTACACAAATAGATTTCGATTTAAAATCAGTAGAATTTAATACAGCCATTAACACTTCTTTTTCGATACCTAATGGATATAAACGTATAGAATTATAG
- a CDS encoding mechanosensitive ion channel domain-containing protein — protein MGAYNYKIVISIVIFLLAIFIRLLITKSLRKIQVKFGFQKARILVTNKIITILIYITVIVVISFLWGVDEKQLLVYVSSFLTILGIAFFAQWSILSNITAGIILYVNYPVKIGDSITVLEKDNDITGEIRDIGAFFITIRTPKKELITLPNSIILQKNIRYSPQPD, from the coding sequence ATGGGCGCTTATAACTATAAAATCGTAATATCTATTGTAATTTTTTTGTTAGCGATTTTTATTCGTTTATTAATTACAAAATCGTTGCGTAAAATTCAGGTAAAGTTTGGGTTTCAAAAAGCGAGAATTTTAGTAACAAATAAAATAATTACAATTTTAATTTATATAACCGTAATTGTTGTTATTTCTTTTCTTTGGGGTGTAGATGAAAAGCAATTACTGGTGTATGTATCTTCATTTTTAACCATTTTAGGAATTGCATTTTTCGCGCAATGGTCTATATTATCTAATATTACTGCTGGTATAATTTTGTATGTTAATTATCCTGTTAAAATAGGAGATTCTATAACGGTTTTAGAAAAAGATAACGACATTACTGGAGAAATAAGAGATATTGGTGCCTTTTTTATTACTATTAGAACTCCTAAAAAAGAGTTGATTACCTTACCAAACTCTATAATCCTTCAAAAAAATATTCGATATTCTCCTCAGCCAGATTAA
- a CDS encoding mechanosensitive ion channel family protein has product MKKIIIIFLFITANFIAVNKNTVAFLPIQSSIVQQTDSVKVDSLKINSVVKEEAKKEVKNTKDKIVENLTPPPIWEFFSAAKIFWAIIFIIIGYLLIKFTVSLLEKYAEKFTNQRITIKGIIPVIKIFGWIFIIVLIIVGVFQPPAATLIAVSASLGIAVGFASQDIIKNIFGGIIILLDRPFTVGDKIEVGSHYGEVVEIGLRSIRIVTADDSLVSIPNGELMNESVSNSNTGEANCQVVAEIYLPITVDTKRVRQLAYESAQISKYIYLNKPIYVLFFNEVKEGRSYLKMRLKAYVVDIRYEFAFKSDMTEIVIKQLLEQKIIDPKDLR; this is encoded by the coding sequence ATGAAAAAAATAATTATCATATTTCTTTTTATTACTGCCAACTTTATAGCAGTAAACAAAAATACGGTTGCATTTTTACCAATTCAATCTTCAATTGTACAACAAACAGATAGTGTAAAAGTAGATTCTTTAAAAATAAACTCTGTTGTAAAAGAAGAAGCAAAAAAAGAAGTAAAAAATACCAAAGATAAAATAGTTGAAAATTTAACGCCACCACCAATTTGGGAATTCTTTTCGGCAGCCAAAATTTTCTGGGCAATTATTTTTATTATTATTGGCTATTTACTTATAAAATTTACGGTTTCTTTATTAGAAAAATATGCAGAAAAATTTACAAACCAACGAATTACAATAAAAGGAATTATTCCTGTAATTAAAATTTTTGGTTGGATATTTATTATTGTTTTAATTATTGTTGGTGTTTTTCAACCTCCAGCAGCTACCTTAATTGCGGTGTCTGCATCTTTAGGTATTGCAGTTGGTTTTGCATCACAAGATATTATTAAAAACATTTTTGGCGGAATTATTATCTTGTTAGACCGACCTTTTACAGTGGGCGATAAAATTGAAGTGGGCAGCCATTATGGAGAAGTTGTAGAAATTGGTTTGCGATCAATAAGAATTGTAACTGCAGACGACTCTTTGGTAAGTATTCCAAATGGAGAGTTAATGAACGAATCTGTATCGAACTCTAATACAGGCGAAGCCAATTGCCAAGTTGTTGCAGAAATTTATTTACCCATTACTGTAGATACAAAACGCGTGAGACAATTGGCTTATGAATCTGCACAAATATCTAAATACATCTATTTAAACAAACCTATTTATGTGTTGTTTTTTAATGAAGTAAAAGAAGGCCGTTCTTATTTAAAAATGCGTTTAAAAGCTTATGTTGTAGATATTCGTTACGAATTTGCATTTAAAAGCGATATGACAGAAATTGTAATAAAGCAGCTTTTAGAACAAAAAATTATTGATCCTAAAGATTTAAGATAA
- a CDS encoding tetratricopeptide repeat protein, translated as MKTRSKNIKNREKRATCLKFVLFSLFFILFSTKIYSQDSIAATKDLTEEKELLFQQSFFEALSQKSIGNYQKAIENLENCNQILPNNLTVFFEFSKNYLRLNNTLLAKEYINRALAQEPDNVWMLKQLVKIHVRERDFLKAIKTQQKIIAQYPREREYLVRLYLQNKDRKSAVSLLKILEKEEVLSANLKRLKANLKKAEEAPKVKKLEANIEDLISRFKTDKSYKILEEILNKSQNNPERLLKFSKQGIALFPAQPFVYLINGKALNIKKNFKKAVETLQNGIDFVIEDDMEADFYKELSTSYKGLGNKKNEQKFLEKYKKLKGI; from the coding sequence GTGAAAACAAGAAGTAAGAATATAAAAAATAGAGAAAAGAGAGCTACTTGTTTAAAGTTTGTTCTCTTTTCTTTGTTCTTTATTCTTTTCTCTACGAAAATCTATTCGCAAGACAGCATTGCTGCTACAAAAGATTTAACAGAAGAAAAAGAGTTGCTTTTTCAACAATCTTTTTTTGAAGCACTTTCTCAAAAATCTATTGGAAATTACCAAAAAGCAATAGAGAATTTAGAAAATTGTAACCAAATTTTACCAAATAATTTAACCGTCTTTTTCGAGTTTTCGAAAAATTATTTACGTTTAAACAATACACTTTTAGCAAAAGAATACATCAATAGAGCTTTGGCCCAAGAACCAGATAATGTTTGGATGCTAAAACAATTAGTAAAAATACATGTTCGAGAAAGAGATTTTCTTAAAGCCATAAAAACACAACAAAAAATAATTGCCCAATATCCTAGAGAAAGAGAATATTTAGTGCGTTTGTATCTTCAAAATAAAGATCGCAAAAGTGCTGTCTCTTTATTAAAAATTTTAGAAAAAGAAGAAGTACTCTCTGCAAATTTAAAAAGATTAAAAGCGAATTTAAAAAAAGCAGAAGAAGCACCAAAGGTTAAAAAATTAGAGGCCAATATCGAAGACTTAATATCGAGATTTAAAACAGATAAGTCGTATAAAATCTTAGAAGAAATTTTAAACAAGTCCCAAAACAATCCAGAGCGTCTTTTAAAATTTAGTAAACAAGGCATTGCACTGTTTCCTGCACAGCCTTTTGTGTATTTAATAAACGGAAAAGCATTAAATATAAAAAAGAACTTTAAAAAAGCTGTTGAAACTTTACAAAATGGTATCGATTTTGTTATTGAAGATGATATGGAAGCAGATTTTTATAAAGAATTATCTACTTCTTATAAAGGATTAGGAAATAAAAAAAACGAGCAAAAGTTTCTAGAAAAATATAAAAAGTTGAAAGGAATATGA
- a CDS encoding type 1 glutamine amidotransferase domain-containing protein, with translation MENLNRKTVAILATNGFEESELREPKKALEEAGAEVHVVSLKSGEIKSWADGNWGKSYKVDKTLDEVSQADYNALMLPGGVINPDLLRNDENAVKFVKSFFENHKPVAAICHAPWLLAEAGVLEGRNVTSYSSIKTDIINAGANWSDKEVVVDAGLVTSRNPKDLPAFNAKLVEEVYEGKHEEQMA, from the coding sequence ATGGAAAACTTAAACAGAAAGACTGTTGCAATTTTAGCAACAAATGGATTTGAAGAAAGCGAATTAAGAGAACCAAAAAAAGCCTTGGAAGAAGCTGGTGCAGAAGTGCATGTAGTTTCTTTAAAATCTGGCGAAATAAAATCCTGGGCAGATGGTAATTGGGGCAAAAGTTACAAAGTAGATAAAACTTTAGATGAAGTTTCTCAAGCAGATTATAATGCATTAATGTTGCCAGGAGGAGTTATCAATCCTGATTTATTAAGAAATGATGAAAATGCGGTAAAGTTTGTAAAATCTTTTTTTGAAAACCATAAACCAGTAGCCGCAATATGCCATGCACCTTGGTTATTAGCAGAAGCAGGAGTTTTAGAAGGAAGAAACGTAACCTCATACAGCTCCATTAAAACAGATATTATAAATGCAGGGGCAAATTGGTCTGATAAAGAAGTTGTTGTAGATGCAGGGTTAGTAACCAGTAGAAACCCGAAAGATTTACCAGCATTTAACGCAAAACTCGTGGAAGAAGTATATGAAGGAAAGCACGAAGAGCAAATGGCGTAA
- a CDS encoding acyl-CoA thioesterase, with translation METKTPKDSLTVLTDLVLPGETNYLDNLFGGELLARMDRACSIAARRHSRRIVVTASVNHVAFNKSVPVGSVVTIEAKVSRAFKSSMEIYVDVWIEDRQSGQRTKVNEGIYTFVAVDETGKPVQIPQIVPETDLEKERFDGALRRKQLSLVLAGKLKPTEATELKALFN, from the coding sequence ATGGAAACAAAAACACCTAAAGACTCGTTAACGGTACTTACAGATTTAGTTTTACCTGGTGAAACTAATTATTTAGACAACCTTTTTGGAGGTGAATTGCTAGCAAGAATGGATAGAGCTTGTAGTATTGCTGCCAGAAGACATTCTAGAAGAATTGTGGTTACAGCTTCTGTAAACCATGTAGCCTTTAACAAATCTGTTCCTGTTGGAAGTGTGGTTACTATAGAAGCAAAAGTTTCTAGAGCTTTTAAATCTTCGATGGAAATTTATGTAGATGTTTGGATAGAAGATCGCCAATCTGGACAAAGAACAAAAGTTAACGAAGGAATTTATACTTTTGTGGCAGTAGATGAAACTGGTAAACCTGTTCAAATACCACAAATTGTGCCTGAAACAGATTTAGAAAAAGAGCGTTTTGATGGTGCTTTGCGAAGAAAACAATTAAGCTTGGTTTTAGCAGGTAAATTAAAACCTACTGAAGCTACAGAACTAAAAGCATTGTTCAATTAA
- a CDS encoding sugar phosphate nucleotidyltransferase, which yields MKIIVPMAGIGSRLRPHTLTVPKPLTVIAGKSIVQRLVEDISFVIDQKIDEIAFIIGPAKKGFPSETEQNLLNIAKELGAKGTVYVQEEALGTAHALYCAKDSLSGPCVVAYADTLFKANFTLDANADGAIWVKKVEDPSAFGVVKLEDGFITDFVEKPKEFVSNFAIIGIYYFKDGDRVREEIQYLIDNDLRENNEYQLTNVLETLKQDGAKFVPGTVDAWMDCGKKDPTVDTNKQVLNFEAAAGNNLVSEDVILENSEIIQPCYIGKNVVLKDSKIGPHVSIGDNGIVLNSIISNSLIQSNVSISNANLNKAMIGNHAKYNGRYTSVSIGDYTELI from the coding sequence ATGAAAATAATTGTTCCAATGGCAGGAATTGGTTCTCGTTTAAGACCACATACCTTAACAGTACCAAAACCTTTAACCGTAATTGCAGGAAAATCAATTGTACAACGTTTGGTAGAAGATATTTCTTTTGTGATCGATCAAAAAATAGATGAAATTGCGTTTATAATTGGCCCCGCTAAAAAAGGATTTCCATCAGAAACAGAACAAAATTTACTAAACATCGCAAAAGAATTAGGAGCAAAAGGCACTGTTTATGTACAAGAAGAAGCCTTAGGAACTGCACATGCCTTATATTGCGCAAAAGACTCTTTATCTGGCCCTTGTGTGGTGGCGTATGCAGATACTTTATTTAAAGCAAATTTTACTTTAGATGCCAATGCAGATGGGGCCATTTGGGTAAAAAAAGTAGAAGACCCAAGTGCCTTTGGAGTTGTAAAATTAGAAGATGGTTTTATTACAGATTTTGTAGAAAAACCCAAAGAATTTGTTTCTAATTTCGCAATTATAGGTATTTATTACTTTAAAGATGGAGACAGAGTAAGAGAAGAAATACAGTATTTAATAGACAACGATTTAAGAGAAAATAACGAATATCAATTAACCAATGTTTTAGAAACTCTAAAACAAGATGGCGCAAAATTTGTTCCTGGAACTGTAGATGCTTGGATGGATTGTGGTAAAAAAGACCCAACAGTAGATACCAATAAACAAGTATTAAATTTCGAAGCAGCTGCAGGTAATAATTTAGTTTCCGAAGACGTTATATTAGAGAATTCAGAAATAATACAACCTTGTTATATTGGTAAAAATGTTGTTTTAAAAGACAGTAAAATAGGCCCTCATGTTTCTATTGGCGATAATGGTATTGTATTAAATTCTATTATTTCGAATTCATTAATACAATCTAACGTATCTATTTCCAACGCAAACTTAAACAAAGCGATGATTGGAAATCATGCAAAATATAATGGTAGATATACCTCTGTAAGTATTGGCGATTATACAGAATTAATTTAG
- a CDS encoding AAA family ATPase: MEETILQQKNEIVALYKEKLLSVFLEKITEHHKTMQKIEQLQKNLVNKTFTTEEDVAIKELDTYKEALDNVVSSYFSKINSNEELLFNDYFTSLDAYLETLHTSITRTQDKERFFGLETDSKTLKFKKSIKRSLFNISKIPLKTANIFRKTKKEVVFWQQEIPFKNATSYYFKGELIKSLATAIDAIHKEISEITNIYWKIDHGIDEAIKLLLSDKKELSFSEDLFDTLKEVPSLESRIEHHKLAFAEIFEATALQYTDALYKADTFELPAHFFNTNKIANYQKEVFEKSQKEAKLWQNTFSVLESDWELDIEIFKIIFSVLFKYDVLERSINKRSEVVKNELENIKTYLFDVKSTISKAKTKADIKSAFVNELKNVNKHFKKTIEETSIRITNLELPLQINQFEENVLQVLKTLSTKRAISSDMDFSTKTATSAINYISPYELVTYQSWPSLLSTIKQAKVDLNVKVTSFIDDINALAQVSEFNLESALSLFDNDTEDSISTENSPKKVALEGLERSEEKIEELKNTLAHLNVSNGKLLLPSINKFNQSILELTDTENILEIRLSIAKAKSIEKSKLLKEKVINNVKNFVPVAINYSKNKYTKTARRVKNLLIRTGLYKEIADVNSDLSDFLKQAEQALDELPYVYQRLFRSETLQNETLFIGRTEALQSLDVAYNSFGKNHYAATVIVGERGSGKTSLIHYFLNQHKKMPKTIFLSSKQNISEPIDFIAFLKTSFKKDLDTIEDWIAFFNNGKKKIIILEDLQYLYFRKVGGFNVLYLLSNLIASTKKNVFWIVTSSKYAFQYLDKSIQISELFAFQIEMNEIDKQTITEALIKRHKISGYNLHFEKPPVAYLTKKFLKSPVEVQQEILKEDFFSDINKIAQSNFRIAFMYWIRSTVKVSGSTIYMRSLKSINTSFLNKLAPIKLLMLNSILLQERLTIEDILQLSSLNEQHTKNIVHALYEKGLLTMENEEFYTINIFLYRQITTLLKSKNVIH, translated from the coding sequence ATGGAAGAAACTATTTTACAACAGAAGAACGAAATCGTAGCTTTATATAAAGAAAAGTTGCTGTCTGTTTTTTTAGAAAAAATTACTGAGCATCATAAAACGATGCAAAAAATAGAGCAGCTTCAAAAAAATCTCGTTAATAAAACCTTTACAACAGAAGAAGATGTTGCTATAAAAGAACTAGATACTTACAAAGAAGCATTAGATAATGTAGTTTCGAGCTATTTTTCTAAAATAAATTCTAACGAAGAGCTTTTATTTAACGACTATTTTACCTCTTTAGATGCTTATTTAGAGACTTTACATACGAGCATAACTAGAACGCAAGACAAAGAACGATTTTTTGGTTTAGAAACAGATTCTAAAACCCTAAAATTTAAAAAAAGTATAAAACGTAGTTTATTTAATATCTCTAAAATTCCTCTAAAAACAGCCAACATTTTTAGAAAAACAAAAAAAGAAGTTGTTTTTTGGCAACAAGAAATACCTTTTAAAAATGCAACATCGTATTATTTTAAAGGCGAACTTATAAAAAGTTTGGCGACAGCCATAGATGCAATACACAAAGAAATATCAGAAATTACAAACATTTATTGGAAGATTGATCATGGTATAGATGAGGCTATAAAGCTTCTTTTGTCCGACAAAAAAGAACTGTCTTTTTCCGAAGATTTATTCGATACTTTAAAAGAAGTACCTTCTTTAGAATCGAGAATCGAGCACCATAAATTAGCCTTTGCAGAAATTTTTGAAGCAACTGCTTTGCAATATACAGATGCATTGTACAAAGCAGATACTTTCGAGTTGCCTGCCCATTTTTTTAACACTAATAAAATTGCAAATTACCAAAAAGAGGTTTTCGAGAAAAGCCAAAAAGAGGCAAAACTTTGGCAAAATACCTTTAGCGTTTTAGAAAGCGATTGGGAGTTAGATATCGAAATTTTTAAAATTATTTTTAGTGTACTTTTTAAATACGATGTTTTAGAAAGGTCTATAAACAAGCGCTCGGAAGTTGTTAAAAACGAATTGGAAAATATTAAAACATATTTGTTTGACGTAAAAAGCACAATTTCGAAAGCAAAAACAAAGGCAGACATAAAAAGTGCCTTTGTTAATGAGTTGAAAAATGTAAACAAGCACTTTAAAAAAACTATTGAAGAAACTTCTATACGAATTACAAATCTAGAATTGCCACTACAAATTAATCAGTTCGAAGAAAATGTACTACAAGTTCTAAAAACACTTTCTACAAAAAGAGCGATTAGTTCTGATATGGATTTTAGTACAAAAACAGCAACATCAGCTATAAATTATATTTCGCCTTACGAGTTAGTAACCTACCAAAGTTGGCCAAGTTTACTCAGTACAATTAAACAAGCAAAAGTAGATTTAAATGTAAAAGTTACTTCTTTTATAGACGATATAAATGCATTGGCTCAAGTAAGTGAATTTAACTTAGAATCGGCTTTATCTCTTTTCGACAACGATACCGAAGACAGTATTTCTACAGAAAATTCACCTAAAAAAGTCGCTTTAGAAGGCTTAGAAAGAAGCGAAGAAAAAATTGAAGAATTAAAAAATACGTTAGCCCATTTAAATGTTTCTAATGGCAAACTGCTATTGCCAAGCATCAATAAATTTAACCAAAGTATTTTAGAATTAACAGATACAGAAAATATTTTAGAGATTAGATTATCGATTGCAAAGGCAAAATCTATCGAAAAAAGTAAATTACTAAAAGAAAAAGTAATAAATAACGTTAAGAATTTTGTTCCTGTCGCCATAAACTATTCTAAAAATAAGTACACAAAAACAGCCAGACGTGTAAAAAACTTGTTAATTAGAACAGGTTTGTACAAAGAAATTGCAGACGTAAACAGCGATTTATCTGACTTTTTAAAGCAAGCAGAACAAGCCTTAGACGAATTACCTTATGTGTATCAACGCTTATTTCGTTCGGAAACTTTACAAAACGAAACACTATTTATTGGAAGAACAGAAGCATTACAAAGTTTAGATGTCGCTTACAATTCATTTGGTAAAAACCACTATGCAGCTACTGTAATTGTTGGCGAAAGAGGCTCAGGAAAAACATCTTTAATCCATTATTTTTTAAATCAGCATAAAAAAATGCCTAAAACCATTTTTTTATCATCAAAACAAAATATTAGCGAACCTATTGACTTTATTGCCTTTCTAAAAACATCTTTTAAAAAAGATTTAGATACCATAGAAGATTGGATCGCCTTTTTTAACAACGGAAAAAAGAAAATAATTATTTTAGAAGATTTACAGTATTTGTATTTTAGAAAAGTAGGTGGCTTTAATGTGCTTTATTTATTATCTAATTTAATTGCTTCAACCAAAAAAAATGTTTTTTGGATAGTTACTTCATCTAAGTATGCGTTTCAATATTTAGATAAATCAATTCAAATATCAGAACTTTTTGCTTTTCAGATAGAAATGAATGAAATTGACAAACAAACAATTACAGAAGCCTTAATAAAAAGACACAAAATTAGTGGCTACAATTTGCATTTCGAAAAACCACCAGTTGCTTATTTAACCAAAAAATTTTTAAAATCTCCTGTAGAAGTGCAACAAGAAATCTTAAAAGAAGACTTTTTTAGCGATATTAATAAAATTGCACAAAGTAATTTTAGAATCGCTTTTATGTACTGGATTCGCTCTACAGTAAAAGTTTCTGGAAGCACCATTTATATGCGTTCTTTAAAAAGTATCAACACCTCTTTTTTAAACAAATTAGCCCCTATAAAATTATTAATGCTAAATAGTATTTTGTTGCAAGAAAGATTAACGATAGAAGATATTTTACAGCTCTCTAGCTTAAATGAACAGCACACTAAAAACATTGTACATGCTTTGTACGAAAAAGGCTTGCTAACAATGGAAAATGAAGAATTTTACACGATAAACATATTTTTATATCGTCAAATTACCACTTTATTAAAGAGTAAAAATGTGATTCATTAA